AGCTCGGCGTGACGCCGCAGCTCCTCGACTTCCTCCGCACGCTCTCCCCCGACGCCTTCAAGGCGTCCACCGTCCAGCTCAACCAAGGCAACTCCTCCAGTCCTCCTCCCTGCTGAAGTCCGTCCCCCTGCTCGTTCTGAACCGATTGCTGACGGTGATGTGCTGTGTCGCAGGTGGCTCCGTGGAGGCGGCGGGCGAGCTCTCGGAGTGGCAGCAGCGGCACGCCGTCCTCGTGTTAGGCAGAGCCAAGGTAGGTTTCCCGCGGATCTCGTCTACTTTGGCCACTTCTCTTCGAAGAGGTTGTTCTGAACTGTGAGTTGTGCTGTGGGCAGGAATTGGCTAAGATCCGGTATGATCTGTGCCCACGTCACATGAAGGATAAGCAGTTCTGGACAGTGTACTTCCTACTTGCCAGGAGCTACATCTTGCCGTAAGCTCTTATTTCAGTAGCTTCCGTCTATGTGCAGTGTTTCCAGTCATAGAGTCAATTACTTCATGATTTTGACCCACTACGGTACAGATCAATGTGTACAAAGCTAGAAATTGGGATATGAACTAACTTGAGCATGCAATCACACATAAAATTAAAGCATCAATGTGAACAAATTCAGCAAAACAGATTTGCATCTGAACAAATGTTATACTATGTCAAATGTTGAGTAACCACATTCAGCAAAAAAAAAATGGGTCTCGATTTTCTTGAGATCATCATGTGAAGTGCAATCTCTATTTGCCAGTCTTCTTCTTTGAGGTGTAATGCTTCCAGTAGATGATATGCTGCTCCTGTTAGTTTTCAAGCATCAGACCAAATATGGCAATATCTCAATAACTAGTACCATAGAATGGTGTAGCCGGTTGTTCGCTGCCGCAAGTCAAAAACTCTTATCTTGTCACACATAGTATACCATTTCTCTGTCTATGTACGTACATGTCAGCAAAAACAAATTGCATCTAAAGAAACTAATTTATGCCAAATGTGAGTATCTCTGTTTTTTTCACATTCAGCAAGAAGGTATCATGATGTTTTGAGATTATCATGTAAACTGCTCCCTGTTTGCAATTTCCATTATCTATAATACTAGATCTgttgatttcaaaaaaaaaaaaatctgatttTATCTTGTCGCATCAAATCTTCTCAATGAAGCAACTACTACTATAATGGAATGTTGGAGCCAGGGAGACGATCATTGCCATAATTCACTGAACTTTACTGCCTAGAAGACTAAACTGAGTAAACCTTTTAAATGTAGACAGCCTGAAAGAAGAATTTACCATCCTGATGTATTCACTGTTCACTAAGTTCTTCAGCATTAACAACTGAACCACTGAAGCTACCTTGGAGTGTTCTCTTGACATGCAGCCATTTGCCAACACGAACGCTGGACTCCCATAAAACATACCAACATAGTTGGCAGATATGTACGATAACAGACCAATGTGTATAGTTAGCTTTTTAAAAACATTGTGCAAAATTTTCTGTCATCTACCCCTTGTCAACATTCACTGAGAAATGAGAAACCGAGATAGATAGATGTTTGATGTACAGGGGTCAGATAGGATTTAGCTCCAGCTGCTCTATAGGATAGTCTAATTTCCTCCTACCAGGGGGTTACTGATACCATCACCATTTaaaaacctttcttgttcttaCAGGTACGAGCTACACGCCATAcaaaaagaaaaggtaagaaagaTG
This region of Lolium perenne isolate Kyuss_39 chromosome 2, Kyuss_2.0, whole genome shotgun sequence genomic DNA includes:
- the LOC127336791 gene encoding uncharacterized protein; protein product: MAFSAFTWPFRRRSSGGGGGAGPSNSAAAAAEGEEELGVTPQLLDFLRTLSPDAFKASTVQLNQGGSVEAAGELSEWQQRHAVLVLGRAKELAKIRYDLCPRHMKDKQFWTVYFLLARSYILPYELHAIQKEKVRKMETENGKPKDEITVEVEMQESKCSRGSPSLPDDSETQDS